cacagatacagatacagggAAGGGAAGGTAAAGAGCGCCGAGAGCGGCACGAACGTGAGCAGCAAAAACTGTTAAGTGCGCAGAACCGGCTGAGCGAGTCGGGTCTGTTGCAGCGATGAAATCGCTGGATAGGGGGATTGCGGGAAAGCGACGGCAGCGGGGGCAGCGGGGCAGCGCGGGGAGCGGAATGGGACGTGGAGGACGTCAAGAACGCTTTGCGTCTAGGCCAGAATCGGTGGAAAACTTGGGGTCCAAAAGTCAAATTGCCGATGGAAAACCGAAAGAATCGATTATGCAGTCTCTTGGCTTTCTTCTACCATTTCCATCTTGGTGAAAAGGCAAACAGCGAACACAGCAGCtggaaacaaaaacaatatttagAAAGTCAGCGCGGTGGAGTCTGGAATGCGGTTGCCTATTAATCAGTACGTCAGATGATGATCACCGTCGTGATGATGGCCAGAGGGGCGGCGAAGGGCGAATGGAGTCGTGTGTGTTGATGGCTTGGCATACAAATCGATAAACAAATATAGCAAATACAGCGATTTTCCACTGTCTGCGTTAGcgcatttgtatctgtgttGGTTGATTAATCTGAACGCTgaagttcgttgcctaagtcttttgttttaatgAGCACATCATGAATTATGACTTTGATTTGTACTGCGCTGCGACCGCCAGACCGCCGAGTCGGAGTCGCAGAGTCGCCGGCGACTCATTAATGTTGCCACACTTAGCCTTAGCCTAAGGATTACAAATTAGCCTTTTTGTGGCTCTGCTGCCGAGGCGGCGGCGGGCGTGTCGCTGGCCGAGAAGAAAAATCACAAATGCCCAGCCATGCGCTCGGTTCGCAAGAAACCCGATGCTGATGCTGAAGCGTTTGCCTGGCAGGGAATCCACCGACGTCGCGTCGTGGCTTAAGTTTCAGGCCTCGAACATGAAAAACCTGGCTGATAAATTGTGCGCGATAAAGCCCAGGCGAGGAGTCTTGAGTCTTGAAAAGGGTTTCGTGATGTCGACTTCGTTCGGCATGAGAAATGAAGGCGACTgatgctgcggctgctgcccAGCGGCAACCTcgaccacaaaaaaaaaataaaataaaacacacaaaaagtaaaaaaaaaaaataaataaaacgacCAGAAACAAAGCTTAAGAATTTGTACGAAAATTTTTGCGCTTCGATTGCTGGAGCCGCTTTTGATCAGTGTCCAGCGACAAAGTCGAGGTCCCAGTCGTGGCCTCACCTTCGTATctctcctcctcctgctccaccTCCTCCCTCATTGGCGGAATGCCAATGCATGGGACGCATATCTGGGGGCATTTAACTTTTTCTTCCCATCGCCACAGGAATTTCTCCGTTTCTGGCGACAGAAATATTTCTGTCTTTGGTTCGTTCCTCTTCATAATTATGGGATATTTGTTCGAAGGAAATCGATAAATTAGGGAAGGAGGAGCGGCCATTTTGTGGATAATTAGTTGGGTGCTCTCTGCTCCGTGGGCTGGGCCGGGGCATCCACCTCCACAATGTGTTTGGTTGTCTAACTCCAACTCACCGCTGACACATGGCACACTTTCGCGGCCCACACGGAGTGGTGGCGACCAGCCCACGTAGCCCTTTTCATAAGAATCCCCATCATCTGTGCATATGAAATTGTATCTATCGGATGCAAATCAATGAAGTTGTCGCCGAAGATGCTCGACTACGCGAGCGGCTAAAACAGGTCGCTGACTAATGATAAGAGGCCGTCTGGGATGAGGAGCGAGACTGCGTGGGCTGCTAATTATTAACAACGCCAACTGGCACTGAGAGTCTCGCGCCCACTGGTTTCGTCTCTGAGATTTCTGCCTCATTTTATTGCTTccgagcaaacaaacaacCGGGCAAAGCTATTTCCGTTTACGATCCAAAGCTCGAACCGAAATTAATTTCTCAAACTGCCCGAGCATAAGTCAACTTCAACACCTACCCAACCTGGTGGGCTGTGCATATAATTGGACAGTTTAGGGTCAACCGAAACAAAACCCATTAGCCCGCATCGACACCCACAGTATTACATTATTACAACGATTTCCCTTTTGTCAACTCTCTTTGCAGTCTGCATCGGCACTAAATCTCGGCTCTCCGTGCCCTCCAACAAGGAACATCATTACCGGAACCTCAGAGATCGGTACACGAACTGTACGTATGTGGATGGCAACCTGGAGCTGACCTGGCTGCCCAACGAGAATTTGGACCTCAGCTTCCTGGACAACATACGGGAGGTCACCGGCTATATTCTGATCAGTCATGTGGACGTTAAGAAAGTGGTATTTCCCAAGTAAGTGctcaattaattaataagctTTAAATTCGAACAAAACAAGTTTGAAGAAAATTGTATAACTTACTAATAAGTCAAGTTAAAGCTATATTGTTATTGGACTAGACCTAATACCCTGTACTCTTTCTTACAGACTACAAATCATTCGCGGACGCACGCTGTTCAGCTTATCCGTGGAGGAGGAGAAGTATGCCTTGTTCGTCACTTATTCCAAAATGTACACGCTGGAGATTCCCGATCTACGCGATGTCTTAAATGGCCAAGTGGGCTTCCACAACAACTACAATCTCTGCCACATGCGAACGATCCAGTGGTCGGAGATTGTATCCAACGGCACGGATGCATACTACAACTACGACTTTACTGCTCCGGAGCGCGAGTGTCCCAAGTGCCACGAGAGCTGCACGCACGGATGTTGGGGCGAGGGTCCCAAGAATTGCCAGAAGTTCAGCAAGCTCACCTGCTCGCCACAGTGTGCCGGAGGTCGTTGCTATGGACCAAAGCCGCGGGAGTGTTGTCACCTCTTCTGCGCCGGAGGATGCACTGGTCCCACGCAAAAGGATTGCATCGCCTGCAAGAACTTCTTCGACGAGGGCGTATGCAAGGAGGAATGCCCGCCCATGCGCAAGTACAATCCCACCACCTATGTTCTTGAAACGAATCCTGAGGGAAAGTATGCCTATGGTGCCACCTGCGTCAAGGAGTGTCCCGGTCATCTGTTGCGTGATAATGGCGCCTGCGTGCGCAGCTGTCCCCAGGACAAGATGGACAAGGGGGGCGAGTGTGTGCCCTGCAATGGACCGTGCCCCAAAACCTGCCCGGGCGTTACTGTCCTGCATGCCGGCAACATTGACTCGTTCCGGAATTGTACGGTGATCGATGGCAACATTCGCATTTTGGATCAGACCTTCTCGGGCTTCCAGGATGTCTATGCCAACTACACGATGGGACCACGATACATACCGCTGGATCCCGAGCGACTGGAGGTGTTCTCCACGGTGAAGGAGATCACCGGGTATCTGAATATCGAGGGAACCCACCCGCAGTTCCGGAATCTGTCGTACTTCCGCAATCTGGAAACAATTCATGGCCGCCAGCTGATGGAGAGCATGTTTGCCGCTTTGGCGATCGTTAAGTCATCCCTGTACAGCCTGGAGATGCGCAATCTGAAGCAGATTAGTTCCGGCAGTGTGGTCATCCAGCATAATAGAGACCTCTGCTACGTAAGCAATATCCGTTGGCCGGCCATTCAGAAGGAGCCCGAACAGAAGGTGTGGGTCAACGAGAATCTCAGGGCGGATCTATGCGGTAAGTTCTTAACAATCTTGATATCAGTGCAACATAATATCATAATGCatatttttgcaatttgcagAGAAAAATGGAACCATTTGCTCGGATCAGTGCAACGAGGACGGCTGCTGGGGAGCTGGCACGGATCAGTGCCTTACCTGCAAGAACTTCAATTTCAATGGCACCTGCATCGCCGACTGTGGTTATATATCCAAGTAAGTATAAACAGCACACAAGATAAATCAAATGAACATCAGTTAACCGACGCTTGTTACTCTCCTTCAGTGCCTACAAGTTTGACAATAGAACGTGCAAGATATGCCATCCAGAGTGCCGGACTTGCAATGGAGCTGGAGCAGATCACTGCCAGGAGTGCGTCCATGTGAGGGACGGTCAGCACTGTGTGTCCGAGTGCCCGAAGAACAAGTACAACGATCGTGGTGTCTGCCGAGAGTGCCACGCCACCTGCGATGGATGCACTGGGCCCAAGGACACCATCGGCATTGGAGCGTGTACAACGTGCAATTTGGCCATTATCAACAATGACGCCACAGTAAAACGCTGCCTGCTGAAGGACGACAAGTGCCCCGATGGGTACTTCTGGGAGTATGTGCATCCACAAGAGCAGGGATCGCTAAAGCCATTGGCCGGCAGAGCAGTTTGCCGAAAGTGCCATCCCCTTTGCGAGCTGTGCACCAACTACGGATACCATGAACAGGTGTGCTCCAAGTGCACCCACTACAAGCGACGAGAGCAGTGCGAGACCGAGTGTCCGGCCGATCACTACACGGATGAGGAGCAGCGCGAGTGCTTCCAGTGCCACCCAGAATGCAACGGTTGCACTGGTCCGGGTGCCGACGATTGCAAGTCTTGTCGCAACTTCAAGTTGTTCGACGCGAATGAGACGGGTCCCTATGTGAACTCCACGATGTTCAATTGCACCTCGAAGTGTCCCTTGGAGATGCGACATGTGAACTATCAGTACACGGCCATTGGACCCTACTGTGCAGCTAGTCCGCCGAGGAGCAGCAAGATAACTGCCAATCTGGATGTGAACATGATCTTCATTATCACTGGTGCTGTTCTGGTGCCGACGATCTGCATCCTCTGCGTGGTCACATACATTTgtcggcaaaagcaaaaggccAAGAAAGAAACAGTGAAGATGACCATGGCTCTGTCCGGCTGTGAGGATTCCGAGCCGCTGCGTCCCTCGAACATTGGAGCCAATCTATGCAAGTTGCGCATTGTCAAGGACGCCGAGTTGCGCAAGGGCGGAGTCCTCGGAATGGGAGCCTTTGGACGAGTGTACAAGGGCGTTTGGGTGCCGGAGGGTGAGAACGTCAAGATTCCAGTGGCCATTAAGGAGCTGCTCAAGTCCACAGGCGCCGAGTCAAGCGAAGAGTTCCTCCGCGAAGCCTACATCATGGCCTCTGTGGAGCACGTTAATCTGCTGAAGCTCCTGGCCGTCTGCATGTCCTCACAAATGATGCTAATCACGCAACTGATGCCGCTTGGCTGCCTGTTGGACTATGTGCGAAATAACCGGGACAAGATCGGCTCTAAGGCTCTGCTCAACTGGAGCACGCAAATCGCCAAGGGCATGTCGTATCTGGAGGAGAAGCGACTGGTCCACAGAGACTTGGCTGCCCGCAATGTCCTGGTGCAGACTCCCTCGCTGGTGAAGATCACCGACTTTGGGCTGGCCAAGTTGCTGAGCAGCGATTCCAATGAGTACAAGGCTGCTGGCGGCAAGATGCCCATCAAGTGGTTGGCACTGGAGTGCATTCGCAATCGTGTATTCACCAGCAAGTCCGATGTCTGGGCCTTTGGTGTGACAATTTGGGAACTGCTGACCTTTGGCCAGCGTCCACACGAGAACATCCCCGCTAAGGATATTCCCGATCTTATTGAAGTCGGTCTGAAGCTGGAGCAGCCGGAGATTTGTTCGCTGGACATTTACTGCACACTTCTCTCGTGCTGGCACTTGGATGCCGCCATGCGTCCAACCTTCAAGCAGCTGACTACGGTCTTTGCTGAGTTCGCCAGAGATCCGGGTCGCTATCTGGCCATTCCCGGGGATAAGTTCACCCGGCTGCCGGCCTACACGAGTCAGGATGAGAAGGATCTCATCCGAAAATTGGCTCCCACCACCGATGGGTCCGAAGCCATTGCGGAACCCGATGACTACCTGCAACCCAAGGCAGCACCTGGTCCTAGTCACAGAACCGACTGCACGGATGAGATACCCAAGCTGAACCGCTACTGCAAGGATCCTAGCAACAAGAATTCGAGTACCGGAGACGATGAGACGGATTCGAGTGCCCGGGAAGTGGGCGTGGGTAATCTGCGCCTCGATCTACCAGTCGATGAGGATGATTACCTGATGCCCACATGCCAACCGGggcccaacaacaacaacaacataaaTAATCCCAATCAAAACAATATGGCagctgtgggcgtggctgccgGCTACATGGATCTCATCGGAGTGCCCGTTAGTGTGGACAATCCGGAGTATCTGCTAAACGCGCAGACACTGGGTGTTGGGGAGTCGCCGATACCCACCCAGACCATCGGGATACCGGTGATGGGAGTCCCGGGCACCATGGAGGTCAAGGTGCCAATGCCAGGCAGTGAGCCAACGAGCTCCGATCACGAGTACTACAATGATACCCAACGGGAGTTGCAGCCACTGCATCGAAACCGCAACACGGAGACGAGGGTGTAGGCTCCAGTCGAGTAGGAGCAATTGCCAATGAAGAAGGAGAATCTTGCCAAGTGCCTTTGGAAGCCATGCGGATATGCCTTTGCTGGCTGTTATCTTAGATAGGAGCCCGTGCGCCTGTACAGAGCCTAGAACGACCCATAGATTTGTAAATTACTCTCTAGTGTACTTAGCCAGTCCCCCTGCATCTTTGTGTATACTTCTCTATCCTAGCCCGTAAACCAGTAGTCAGCAGGGATCGTCGTCGCGGTCCTGCGCTTGTAGAATCCATGTAATTACGAGAACAAAACACCGATAGTGCATTTCTTAGACGCCTCCGCCATGCCAAATTCGAAGAGATCCCGGATCCGGATCGGCTCCGCCGGAGGGCACACACTAAGCTAAGCCGATGTCCACTTCTCTCGGGCGTCAATTACTTCTTGTACTTGTAGTTAGTAGTAGTCGTCTCTTTTAGCGCCTAGTTTCCAACTGTGATATAGTTTGTAGGACTCGACCTAAGGACTTCTAACACGATGAACAAATCGAACGACTCGAAACAGttaagcaaatgaaaatagtGACAAAGTACCGATCTTATGCAATTTTAGGCCAAGTTTCAAATCCCATTCGATATATCAAGTTTGACAATCAAATCCCGAGCGTGCCATGCATCGATCGATGCAAATCTCCTAAAGATTTCGAATACCTTGTTGGCACAATAGAGTGTAAGCGAATGCCTAGCCGATATGTTACTGATCAAAGATACATAAGTAATCCACACAAACATATACTtttaatatacaatacatgtaCACGTGTAGATTTGCCAAGTTATGCCTACTGaataagttaatttaatttaatatagaCTATTTACATGTATGTGGAaagtatatatacacaaataaaattatttttcaataaaactttaaatcttttatttttcggGTTTACGAGTTAGTAAGGTGTGGTTAAATGTAACCAATAATTTTGAATTCTATGTAAAGTACATGTGTAAGAAAATTAAAGGAAGACCTTTTTGACATGTAAAATTCACGTACTTAGTTACATTTTACTTGTACAAATTATCTACATACTTTACCGGTTGCGCCGGCTTGATAACCGGTTGGTGCCCGCCAAgaatacaaatttcaaattaagcATCCAAAGAGGAAATTCAACAGTTTACACGtatgttttttctttatttaaatattcaattgaGTGGTTGTTCTATAGAGGGCGTGGTCGCAAACTGTATTTCgttaaatatatctatatttgCATGTAATTGTATTTGAATTGGTGTAGACTATTTAGACGTCGGATCGTatatattgaaaaagttaTCCCATAGTTTACATTCATAAAGGTTCAATTACATCAATTAAGTACTACAAAACTATTTTCGCTGTGAGTTGATACTACCATAGTTTTCCGTGTGTGTTACAATAATTTAAGCCAGCTAATATCCCTGGCCAACTTGATTTAATGAAACAACTTAGGGTCTTTAGCATTAGGTGGTACACTTAGAGAAAACAATATCGACTTAAAATCaaggctaaaaaacaaaatcagtGCTGGGCTCTTGGCTCTGTAAATGCTTAATAATACACACGAGCGTGTTTGCGTTCAGTGTCCGTGCCAGCAAACTTAATTGataaacattaaataacatttggattcagattcagaacTTGCATCCTCACCGAACGGTGTCCAAGTATTTCTAAATTATGTATTTTACTGCTCAGAGCAGCAATGCGCAGTCCCCAAAACGGTGTTGGATCGAGTTTTAGTGTGTTAGATATATAAACAATTCGGCGTTACACttgatttttcatttgcccTTCTCAGTACATTGTATCACTTGGAATTGTTCATAGACCACTCTCCCCACCTGCGATTCTGGGTCACCTAACCCAGATCAATTAGCGCCTGCAACGCACATGGATCAGACGCCCGCGTCGCAAAGAGCCCGATGCCGAACCCGAACCCGAGTCCGAACCGGAGCCGGAAACAGAAGCCACAGAAGCCGACGGAATCAGGGCCACATCTGCAGCTTCTTGGGGAGCTGGGGAATCCCTACCCAGAGCCTATCACATTGGAACGCGTCGCGCCAGCAGATACTCGGAGAACTGCTGGCCCCCAACGCTGGCCTCGATGGTGAAGCCGGCGTTGAGGAGTCGGGTGAGCACCTGCACCGAGTTCAGCTTGCAGTAGCCGTTGAGGGGGAAGCGAATGATTTGCCCCCAGTCGCCCTGGTTCCAGGACACTCCGCTGCGACTCGACTGTGTCGCTTGGCTGGCCTCCGGGAAGAGCTCGTCGAGCAGAGCCCGTTCTGCCGACAGCATTATGCGTTCGCCAAGGTCTGGCGAGATGTGCAGCGCCACTACCTCGTAATTGCACTCCGGCGATGCGCTGGTCCTCGGGCTCGTCTTGATGTGGCGAGCCGGTGGAGTGGGTGGCGCCACCAAATAGTTGCCATTGCGAACGCGATCCTTGCGCATGCTTTCCAGCTGCTTAATCATCGCTGTGGGCACATCGATTGGTCATGTGGAGAGGGAATGGAGACAGGGAGAAGAGCAAATTAGCTATAATCGCTGGTAGGCATAACGAGGTTCGATGCACAGAGAAAAAGTATCAAGTGAGAAGTCAAATCCCAAGTGTaacttataataaatttaacatAGAATATGTAAGCTTTTTACTCCATATGGAAGTTGAATACTTACGCTCCACTTCGTAGTAGCGAGCctcctccagcagcagctccaggTCGGGAAAATCCTCGGCAATCAGAAGTCTTGAGTTTCTCATAAAGTTCAGAATGTGGCGGAACATGCCCCCGTCGCGATCGATGAAATAGTGCTGCTTCAGCGAGTCCAGCACGATGGGTATCTGGCCATTGAAGAGCTTGGCCAGCTTCGACTCCGGGTACTTGGTGAGCGTCTCCAGTGAGCTGGTGTAGATGGTCCCGCCCACGTCGATGTGAACGGGCGCCGTATAGCGGGAGGCGGCGGCCACACACGGAATCCCGGTGATGGGCTTGTGGTTGCCGTGCAAATAGGAACTGGCCCCCGCCGATGAGGCTCCTCcgacggcggcggcagcagctgccACCGCTCCGGGCAAGCCCAGCGGCGTCACTGAGGAACTGGCGGGTGGCGTCGGTGTGGGCGAAGAGGAGTTTGAGATCGTTGGCGAGACGGTTGGCGAGGAGCTGCGGGCGAAAGCCGTTCACGAATTCACAATGAGAATGTTTGCGACAAAGAGGAATGGCAATGTGGCGTGGAAGCTCGCATCCATCATACAATCGATGGAGTACTCTGCATTCCACTGCACTTTGTAGCTGCCAGGATGTTCttaaaacttttgaaaataccaaataaaaacaataaattctaCAAAATCGTAGAATAGTGTTGTATATTCCATACCTTACTACCCTAATTATTATCTTTGCCCATAAAGCCCAAGCTTACCTGATTTTAATATCGCTTCTGGCGTAAATGCGGCCCGTGGAGGATAAGTCGCGTGGCTCCAGGGCCTTGACATCTCTTTCGCGCTCTCGGTCCATATCGCATTTTTTCCTGCAACCAAGAATCAAATGAATTCCCAGTTAATTATCACATAATATACAAGTAATGAGAGCAGATTATATAAGTCGGTGGGGGGGCTTCGAAAGCGCTAATCATGAGAACCAATTTGTCCCCCGCGCCAAACTGAAATTGACTTGACTCTGATTACGGACAGCCACATCGGCGGAGGACAGCAAACGTGACAACGAAAATGCCGCGACGGGCCAAACATGGCTTGCAGCTCTCCACAGGGCCCATAAaagttcacacacacacacacacactcaggcATTCAGACCGATTTGTAGGGAGGCAGAGCCAAGTCGtacgtacgtacatatatagatatatatatatatttcatatggCCACGGTCTTGGGCTGATTGTGTGGGAATATTTGGATTTTCACTGCGTTTCCATCTCGGTTACGGGGCGTCGAGCCCGAAGCGATCGGCTCTCTGCAGCTTCGTTCGTGGACAAGACCAAATCGCCATTCCCGCATGGCTTATACCATATAGCAGCCCAAACTGGGCGGCCTGTGGATGCAGTTAATGTTAACGGCCATCGAGTGCATCGTTTTAGCCACTCGTCGATGTGGTTGTATTGGCCGGAAGGGTTGCCAGTCGAATTTCACACGAAAATCACATTGTTTCGCGGTGGAAAGCGGGGCAATGTGCGATGTGGGCTCGCCAATTATGACGTGTCAGTCGGATGCGtgccacatggcgtatgcgcaacgcGCCCGCTGAGCCGACTTAACAAAGTCAACACCAATTACGTGGCTACATCTAAATCTGCAAAGCGAGAGCCAaagccatcatcatcatcaccatcatcagcatcatcattagtatcagtttcagttccTCCAAGTCCAGGACcgcaaattaataaaactcaATCAACCGGCAAGCGAACCACTCAAAACGAGTTGGCCCCATATGACAAATGTTCACATGCTTTATGCACATTAACTTGGCTTATACACAGTTTTCTTCAGTTATGAATGTACGTTACGATGTAACTACCTTTGAATGGGTAGCTTAGCTGGGACATAAGCAATTAACCTACTTAATAAGGCAATATTTTCTGTATTTATAGTAGTTAAACATATTCATTTAATAAGATGACAAAGAATTCGGCCATATTCCATATACTTTCTCAGCAATGTGATAATGGAATGTCCGTATCTGAAATTTATATTACCGATCACATTGCCCCTTGAAGAGCATTTATTCTTCGCTTCGCCACAAATCACCGCTGTCCATCTAGCTAAACAAGTTTgctttttttaaatgtttgagGCCCTGCGGCCACGACGACTCGGGCTGGGTAATTACGATTTGATTAACTTTAACTACATGAACATTCAAATGCGAATGGGAACCGGAGAGGCAGTGGATGTACAAGCTTACGAGTGTACGATTGTGCGAGGGCTAAAAAGCGAATAGAAACGTAAGGAGCGGCGGACGTCGAACAGGGTTACGGTTTCCAATGGAAACCAAGAGAgttgcacaaaaaaaattgcacaaaataAATGGCTGCAAGGCATTCTCATGGTAGCAATGGCGATTGAAGGGGTTCCAGAAATGGGTGGCATATACAGCtggatttttattaatttacgCCAATTATAAAGCGTGAGTAATGCGTTCAATCAAACATCGGATATTCGTTTATGGGATCTGGCTTAATGGTTTCCTAGCCAATATCCTTTACCACACCGCACCACACCGCacccctctctctctcgttCTTCTACTCCTACTCCTTCCTGGCCACATTCCTCCTAGGGCcaactgctgcagttgcagccaCAAAATATGCAATGCCTGAGCTCTGGCTTGCCAcacaaacaattcaatttcaattgcttTGCGGCCCACTTGAGCAggtgcaacaacaacaacaagctccacacacacacacacacacacacacacacaccgagtTTGGGACACACATGGaagtgtgtgtgggtgtggacACCCAGAGCTAACGGtattgtatataagacaagcACTGCAGTTTGCATCCTATTCTAGTCCATTACCGCCGCAAGCGGTATCTTTTCTATGCCGTCTAGTAGCAGGATGAGCCGAGCAGTGGGCGCGGGGGGGTAATGTGGCAAGGGGCTGAGGGGCAAGGCTGCAGGCTGGGCGGGGGCCGAGTTGCTGGAGTTGTTCGCAGCGCCTTTGGTTACACTTGAGATGAGACCCAGAGCTGAGCACGTGAGATATGAAGGGAATATGTcgaattttccaaatttataACTTCCAGAAAAGTAGAAAGTATTCCTCAGATCTTTCAATCTGAACAATCCTAACTTGGcttatcttttttttatgaaaatagcTTTTACATGCAATAAtagaatataaaatataaattttaatttatattcataaGCAACGAAGGATCAGTTGATCCTTCTTTCGCATGCTGCGCACCTCTGACCAATATGAATATTGAAGAGTTGCCTTTGCCGTAGTCATATTTGTCAACCGACTTCCTTCCCCGCATCATTTTGGCATCCTGGCAATCCGGCCTGCTGCTCTGCATGCACTCGTCCTTTCTGTGGTCATTATTTGACATCTTTGCCTGGCGCAGGTTCTGGTTTTAATGGCAATGCCATTAACTCTTAACTCTTGGCATTGCACATTTGCTGGGACGGAGACTTCCTCTTCTACTTCTGACGGAGGAGTTTCATGTTTCATTCGGCTCCGGGAGAAAGAGATGACTGCTGTGAGCTTATTAGTTTTCCATTGTTCAGATTGTGAGTGCGGAGCTGGATATCAGGTTGCTGACCAGTCCGGGATGAACTGGCCCCGGGGCGAAACCATTTTCCAAGATGGAATTATGGACAAAACTGGCCGTTGGCACATGCTCAATGCTCGAATCCTGGGTGGATAACCGGTGTGGGAACCCGCCCATTTCAGTGCCACCCAGGCAATTCGCCACGACTTGGTCTGCTCGGTTTTCGGATCGGATGGCACTGCTGGCATTCCCTGGCCCTCCCAAAACAGgacaaaagcgaaaacaaaagccaagaaATGAGCTAAAGTGCAGACCACACCacatcacacacacaccctcATCCTCATtctcgtcgtcgtcctcatcCTTGTCCACACGGAGATAGCGAGACACACACCTAGGCAGAGCATCAGACGTTGACGACTGCGACGCTGACTATGTAACCCTAGTAAATGTCCTGCGGCTAGCCAACCTTCCGCACACAAAGGCCAGACAGCCCGAGTGTCCTGGTTGGTAGCCGCACTTACAAAAATGATAGAGGTATCTTATTCCATCGAATGATTACAATTAATAAAActtactattattatttaaaactaacGCGAAGTGTTAACAGTATATTTGTCAGAAAGTATTCTACGTGCATGATTGATATTTTTGTACTTTCCAGTAATACGTTTTTTCCAGTGTCGAAGGAGAAGGCTAGCTGggtgagagcgagagagctaGCGAAAAAGGGCAAAAGCTGACTAGGCCCGCGGCGATCGTTTGGAATTAGTGCGGAAATCATGGATGGATACGAAACGAAACCAAGCAAGGAAAGcgagccaagccaagccaagccgaGCCAAGGAGTACGGAACACGGGCGGAACTGGGGCCCAAAGGACCCTCGGAAGGTGGAGAGCTTATTCATCAACACACAGCGCTATGGAAAGCGTAGGAGGAGCCGGAGCAGGGGTGTGGCCATGCGGCCCCCGAATGTAATCCACTGGGGCTATGCACGAGCGAGTGCCCACTGTAGTTGGGCAAGGTGCCCGTGCCCGGTGTTTGGGATTGAAACTTGGGGTTATCCTACCCGCACACCACCTCTTTCCCGCCCATTTGGTTCTGGGGTGGTTCCTTCA
The sequence above is drawn from the Drosophila melanogaster chromosome 2R genome and encodes:
- the Egfr gene encoding epidermal growth factor receptor, isoform B, which translates into the protein MLLRRRNGPCPFPLLLLLLAHCICIWPASAARDRYARQNNRQRHQDIDRDRDRDRFLYRSSSAQNRQRGGANFALGLGANGVTIPTSLEDKNKNEFVKGKICIGTKSRLSVPSNKEHHYRNLRDRYTNCTYVDGNLELTWLPNENLDLSFLDNIREVTGYILISHVDVKKVVFPKLQIIRGRTLFSLSVEEEKYALFVTYSKMYTLEIPDLRDVLNGQVGFHNNYNLCHMRTIQWSEIVSNGTDAYYNYDFTAPERECPKCHESCTHGCWGEGPKNCQKFSKLTCSPQCAGGRCYGPKPRECCHLFCAGGCTGPTQKDCIACKNFFDEGVCKEECPPMRKYNPTTYVLETNPEGKYAYGATCVKECPGHLLRDNGACVRSCPQDKMDKGGECVPCNGPCPKTCPGVTVLHAGNIDSFRNCTVIDGNIRILDQTFSGFQDVYANYTMGPRYIPLDPERLEVFSTVKEITGYLNIEGTHPQFRNLSYFRNLETIHGRQLMESMFAALAIVKSSLYSLEMRNLKQISSGSVVIQHNRDLCYVSNIRWPAIQKEPEQKVWVNENLRADLCEKNGTICSDQCNEDGCWGAGTDQCLTCKNFNFNGTCIADCGYISNAYKFDNRTCKICHPECRTCNGAGADHCQECVHVRDGQHCVSECPKNKYNDRGVCRECHATCDGCTGPKDTIGIGACTTCNLAIINNDATVKRCLLKDDKCPDGYFWEYVHPQEQGSLKPLAGRAVCRKCHPLCELCTNYGYHEQVCSKCTHYKRREQCETECPADHYTDEEQRECFQCHPECNGCTGPGADDCKSCRNFKLFDANETGPYVNSTMFNCTSKCPLEMRHVNYQYTAIGPYCAASPPRSSKITANLDVNMIFIITGAVLVPTICILCVVTYICRQKQKAKKETVKMTMALSGCEDSEPLRPSNIGANLCKLRIVKDAELRKGGVLGMGAFGRVYKGVWVPEGENVKIPVAIKELLKSTGAESSEEFLREAYIMASVEHVNLLKLLAVCMSSQMMLITQLMPLGCLLDYVRNNRDKIGSKALLNWSTQIAKGMSYLEEKRLVHRDLAARNVLVQTPSLVKITDFGLAKLLSSDSNEYKAAGGKMPIKWLALECIRNRVFTSKSDVWAFGVTIWELLTFGQRPHENIPAKDIPDLIEVGLKLEQPEICSLDIYCTLLSCWHLDAAMRPTFKQLTTVFAEFARDPGRYLAIPGDKFTRLPAYTSQDEKDLIRKLAPTTDGSEAIAEPDDYLQPKAAPGPSHRTDCTDEIPKLNRYCKDPSNKNSSTGDDETDSSAREVGVGNLRLDLPVDEDDYLMPTCQPGPNNNNNINNPNQNNMAAVGVAAGYMDLIGVPVSVDNPEYLLNAQTLGVGESPIPTQTIGIPVMGVPGTMEVKVPMPGSEPTSSDHEYYNDTQRELQPLHRNRNTETRV